The following are encoded together in the Panicum virgatum strain AP13 chromosome 6K, P.virgatum_v5, whole genome shotgun sequence genome:
- the LOC120713920 gene encoding (R)-mandelonitrile beta-glucosyltransferase-like codes for MQTPVMAKPQPQPHVVVVPHPSLGHVNPALQLAQMLHHHGVFVTFVSTEHKRRRSAQAVDDGLPSPRGGPPPSSFRFETIPDGLLDADRGGGGTPLERDRALSQATSSKRGAAAQALRELVARLRDGSTPAAAGVPPPVTCVIPTALMSFALDVARELRVPSMVFWVGTAASLSCQMRLRELRERGYLPLKDASCLTNGHLEKTIIDWIPGVPPICLGDVSSFVRTTDADDFSLRFNDTEANSCTRAGALILNTFDILDAAGLAALRAEYPRVYAVGPLGLLLRRHLHHTDADIDTDDPIAMLSPWKQDTACLAWLDARAPGSVVYANFGSLLALTTGELAEFAWGLAAAGRPVLFVVRDDLVPGGGGPAALPPAFLSGTRCYVATWCPQERVMRHPAVGCFLTHNGSSSTLDALAAGVPVVCWPRFADGYTNSKYACEVWGVGLRLDAEVRREQVARLIGSVMESEGIRARAARWKAEAEKAVCPGGSSYESLLAMVKALGAGGSPDS; via the coding sequence ATGCAAACACCAGTAATGGcgaagccgcagccgcagccgcacgtCGTGGTGGTGCCGCACCCGAGCTTGGGCCATGTCAACCCGGCACTGCAGCTAGCCCAGATGCTTCACCACCACGGCGTCTTCGTCACCTTCGTCAGCACGGAGCACaaacgccgccgcagcgcccagGCCGTCGACGATGGCCTGCCGAGCCCGCGaggcgggccgccgccgtcgtcgttccGGTTCGAGACCATACCGGACGGGCTGCTCGACgccgaccgcggcggcggcggcacgccgcTGGAGCGCGACCGCGCCCTGTCCCAGGCCACCAGCAGcaagcggggcgcggcggcgcaggcgctgcGGGAGCTCGTCGCACGGCTCCGGGACGggagcacgccggcggcggcgggcgtacCGCCGCCCGTGACGTGCGTGATCCCGACGGCGCTGATGAGCTTCGCGCTGGACGTGGCGCGGGAGCTCCGGGTCCCGAGCATGGTGTTCTGGGTGGGCACCGCCGCGTCGCTCTCCTGCCAGATGAGGCTCCGCGAGCTCAGGGAGAGGGGCTACCTGCCACTCAAGGACGCGAGCTGCCTGACCAACGGCCACCTGGAGAAGACGATCATCGACTGGATCCCCGGCGTGCCGCCGATCTGCCTCGGCGACGTCTCCAGCTTCGTCCGCACCACCGACGCCGACGACTTCAGCCTCCGGTTCAACGACACGGAGGCCAACAGCTGCACCAGAGCCGGCGCCCTCATCCTCAACACCTTCGAcatcctcgacgccgccggcctcgccgcgctccgcgcCGAGTACCCGCGCGTCTACGCCGTCGGGCCGCTGGgtctgctcctccgccgccacctccaccacacCGACGCCGACATCGACACCGACGATCCGATCGCCATGCTGAGCCCGTGGAAGCAGGACACGGCGTGCCTCGCCTGGCTGGACGCGCGGGCGCCGGGCTCCGTCGTGTACGCCAACTTCGGCAGCCTCCTCGCGCTGACCACCGGAGAGCTGGCCGAGTTCGCGTGgggcctcgcggcggcggggcgcccaGTCCTGTTTGtcgtccgggacgacctcgtccccggcggcggcggcccggccgcgctgccgccggcgttcCTCTCCGGGACGCGCTGCTACGTGGCCACCTGGTGCCCGCAGGAGCGCGTGATGCGCCACCCGGCGGTGGGGTGCTTCCTGACGCACAACGGCAGCAGCTCGACGCTGGatgcgctcgccgccggcgtgccggTGGTGTGCTGGCCCAGGTTCGCGGACGGGTACACCAACAGCAAGTACGCGTGCGAGGTGTGGGGCGTCGGGCTCCGCCTGGATGCCGAGGTGAGGAGGGAGCAGGTCGCGAGGCTCATCGGGTCGGTGATGGAGAGCGAGGGCATCCGGGCGCGCGCCGCGAGGTggaaggcggaggcggagaaggccgtGTGCCCGGGCGGGTCGTCGTACGAGAGCTTGCTGGCCATGGTGAAAGCGCTCGGAGCCGGCGGCTCACCAGACTCCTGA